In one window of Oscillospiraceae bacterium DNA:
- the yunB gene encoding sporulation protein YunB → MYEGKKKKLKRKIILAVFLIFFAVIWLALYLNVRLRPVVREMATARSRTIATRVISEAIEETISDKGITYDDLVSFEKTQDGTISAVKTNIVKVNQLKSALSVNILNRLSETTEDELAIPIGSVVNSDLFSGRGFKIKIKIIPIGSVSTDITNSFASAGINQTLHRINMEVRAVISLIMPTLSTNVDIVNSVCIAETVIVGRVPSAYTEVIEQNDDMIGVLNDFQSRIDDVY, encoded by the coding sequence ATGTATGAGGGAAAGAAGAAAAAACTCAAAAGAAAGATAATTCTGGCAGTATTTCTTATATTTTTTGCGGTAATATGGCTTGCGTTGTACCTCAATGTAAGGTTAAGGCCGGTAGTACGCGAAATGGCGACAGCTCGTTCGCGAACTATTGCAACAAGGGTGATAAGCGAGGCAATCGAAGAGACCATAAGCGACAAGGGGATAACGTATGACGATTTGGTGAGCTTTGAAAAAACACAGGACGGAACTATAAGCGCCGTCAAAACCAACATAGTTAAGGTTAATCAGCTCAAATCGGCACTTTCGGTCAATATTCTCAATCGATTGTCGGAAACTACCGAAGATGAGCTTGCCATTCCCATAGGGAGTGTTGTAAACAGCGATCTGTTTTCGGGGAGAGGCTTTAAAATTAAAATTAAAATTATTCCCATAGGCTCTGTGTCGACAGATATAACAAATTCATTCGCTTCGGCCGGCATAAACCAGACACTTCACAGAATCAATATGGAAGTGCGGGCGGTAATATCACTCATAATGCCCACATTGAGTACAAATGTCGATATAGTGAACTCTGTATGCATAGCCGAGACTGTTATCGTGGGGCGTGTGCCGTCGGCGTATACTGAAGTGATTGAACAGAATGACGATATGATAGGTGTGCTGAATGATTTTCAAAGCAGAATAGACGATGTGTACTGA
- the purE gene encoding 5-(carboxyamino)imidazole ribonucleotide mutase — MLKTAVIMGSDSDFETMKACIKKLKAFDMPFEVRVISAHRTPALAEEFASNAEKNGFGVIIAAAGKAAHLGGVIAAYTTLPVIAVPIKSSTLDGLDSLLSMVQMPSGIPVATVAIDGAQNAAILAAQILSLSDASLKQKLADEKRAMVEGVMKKDAALQEKIAEI; from the coding sequence ATGTTAAAGACAGCAGTTATCATGGGCAGTGACAGTGATTTTGAAACAATGAAGGCTTGCATCAAAAAGCTTAAGGCTTTCGATATGCCCTTTGAAGTCAGAGTTATTTCGGCACATCGCACTCCCGCACTTGCAGAAGAATTTGCATCAAATGCTGAGAAAAACGGCTTTGGTGTTATCATAGCTGCCGCAGGTAAAGCGGCTCATCTTGGCGGAGTTATTGCAGCATATACAACGCTCCCTGTTATTGCCGTTCCGATAAAATCCTCTACCTTGGACGGCCTTGATTCTCTTCTTTCCATGGTTCAGATGCCGTCAGGTATACCTGTTGCCACCGTTGCCATTGATGGTGCACAGAATGCGGCTATACTTGCGGCTCAGATACTTTCGCTGTCCGATGCTTCTCTTAAACAAAAGCTTGCTGATGAAAAGAGAGCTATGGTTGAAGGTGTTATGAAAAAGGATGCTGCACTTCAAGAGAAGATAGCTGAAATATAA
- a CDS encoding phosphoribosylaminoimidazolesuccinocarboxamide synthase, protein MKRLEQLYEGKAKKVFKTDDENVYMVYYKDDATAFNGEKKGTISNKGIINNRVTNHLMKMLEKEGIPTHLVEEISERETLVKRVKIVPLEVIVRNIAAGSLSKRLGLPEGTKLQTTVLELCYKDDALGDPMINNYHVFAMGLATPEELKTIEEYSLKINRILGDYLKDLNIELIDFKLEFGKTADGTIILADEISPDTCRFWDSVTKEKLDKDRFRRDLGNVEDAYKEILKRLLGE, encoded by the coding sequence ATGAAAAGATTAGAACAGCTTTATGAAGGAAAAGCAAAAAAGGTTTTTAAGACCGATGATGAAAATGTATACATGGTATACTACAAGGATGACGCTACCGCATTCAACGGTGAAAAGAAGGGTACCATCTCCAATAAGGGTATCATAAACAACCGCGTTACAAACCACCTTATGAAAATGCTTGAAAAAGAGGGTATTCCCACTCATCTTGTAGAAGAGATATCCGAGCGCGAAACACTTGTTAAACGCGTAAAAATCGTTCCTCTCGAGGTTATCGTAAGAAATATAGCAGCGGGCTCGCTTTCAAAGAGATTGGGTCTTCCTGAGGGCACAAAGCTCCAGACAACCGTGCTTGAGCTTTGTTACAAGGATGACGCTCTGGGCGACCCCATGATCAACAACTACCACGTATTTGCTATGGGGCTTGCAACTCCCGAGGAACTTAAGACCATTGAAGAGTATTCTCTCAAGATTAATAGAATTCTGGGTGATTACCTTAAGGACCTCAATATTGAGCTCATTGACTTTAAGCTTGAATTTGGTAAAACTGCCGACGGCACCATTATTCTTGCGGACGAGATTTCTCCCGACACCTGTCGTTTCTGGGATAGCGTAACTAAGGAAAAGCTGGATAAAGACAGATTCCGCCGTGATCTTGGCAACGTAGAGGATGCGTATAAAGAGATTCTCAAGAGACTTCTGGGGGAATAA
- a CDS encoding amidophosphoribosyltransferase translates to MFDTIHEECGVFGICDPSGETDVAHAAYTALFALQHRGQESCGIVVNNDGEISYHRDLGLVPDVFTKEAFDKLGNGQIAVGHTRYSTRSQAIKANNLPLITRHVKGPMAISFNGSITNASQLRERHELRGGMFHTTGDTEVIAYTITEQKLTSNVIEEAIEKAMYKLEGAYSLAIMTTHKLIAVRDPFGYRPLCLGQMPNGAYVVASESCAFNAIGAEFLRDIMPGEILVIKGKNMKSITTHCGRKPHICVFEYVYTARPDSVIEGNSVHRARLRAGEFLWKEHPVDADVVIGVPDSGLDAALGLSLASGIPYGIGFLKNKYIGRTFILPTQKERENAVRIKLNVIAETVKDKRVIMVDDSIVRGTTSANIVELLRKAGAKEVHMRISSPPFMYPCYYGTDIDSKDKLIACRMSIEEIRNTIGVDSLGYLSIDAVNHLADNGKCTFCDGCFTGKYPSDKDHKCEHCNIK, encoded by the coding sequence ATGTTCGACACTATTCATGAAGAATGCGGTGTTTTTGGAATTTGTGACCCCAGCGGCGAAACCGATGTTGCACACGCAGCATATACCGCACTGTTTGCTCTTCAGCACAGAGGACAGGAGAGTTGCGGAATAGTAGTAAATAATGACGGCGAAATATCCTATCACCGCGATTTAGGTCTTGTTCCCGATGTCTTCACAAAGGAAGCCTTTGATAAGTTGGGAAACGGTCAGATTGCCGTTGGACATACTCGTTATTCCACAAGAAGCCAGGCTATAAAAGCAAATAATCTTCCGCTTATTACCCGTCATGTAAAAGGCCCTATGGCGATTTCTTTTAACGGAAGCATAACCAATGCGTCACAGCTCCGTGAGCGTCATGAATTGAGAGGCGGAATGTTCCATACCACTGGTGACACCGAGGTTATCGCATATACCATAACCGAGCAGAAGCTCACTTCGAACGTCATAGAGGAAGCAATAGAAAAAGCAATGTATAAGCTTGAGGGCGCATATTCTCTGGCTATAATGACGACACACAAGCTTATTGCTGTGCGTGACCCGTTTGGTTACCGCCCTTTATGTCTCGGTCAGATGCCCAACGGCGCATACGTGGTGGCATCCGAGTCCTGTGCATTCAATGCTATCGGTGCTGAATTTTTGCGTGATATAATGCCGGGCGAGATTCTTGTTATAAAAGGCAAAAATATGAAGTCCATAACTACCCATTGCGGCAGAAAACCGCACATCTGCGTTTTTGAATACGTTTATACCGCACGTCCCGATTCCGTTATTGAGGGTAACAGTGTTCATCGCGCAAGACTGAGGGCAGGTGAGTTTCTGTGGAAAGAGCATCCTGTTGATGCCGATGTAGTAATTGGTGTTCCCGATTCGGGTCTGGATGCTGCACTTGGACTTTCTCTTGCTTCCGGAATACCATACGGCATCGGATTTCTTAAGAATAAATACATTGGAAGAACTTTTATTCTTCCCACTCAGAAAGAGCGTGAAAACGCTGTCAGAATAAAGCTCAATGTTATTGCCGAGACTGTAAAGGACAAGCGCGTTATAATGGTTGATGACTCGATCGTGCGCGGAACAACCAGCGCCAACATCGTAGAGCTTTTAAGAAAAGCGGGAGCGAAAGAAGTTCACATGAGAATATCTTCCCCTCCGTTTATGTATCCATGTTACTACGGAACGGATATAGACAGTAAGGATAAACTCATCGCTTGCCGTATGTCTATTGAGGAGATACGTAATACCATCGGTGTAGATTCACTGGGCTATCTCAGCATTGATGCTGTAAACCATCTTGCTGATAACGGTAAATGCACCTTCTGCGACGGTTGCTTCACCGGAAAGTATCCATCCGATAAAGACCATAAATGTGAACACTGCAATATAAAATAA
- a CDS encoding phosphoribosylglycinamide formyltransferase — protein MKKIAVLVSGGGTNLQALIDAQNSGILKSGKIAAVVSSCDDAYALTRAANAGIPSCVVARKGCTKDEFNKRLCEKLNELECDLVILAGFMCILTDVVLKPYANRIINVHPSLIPSFCGDGFYGLHVHEAALSKGVKVTGATVHFVNEIVDGGAIILQKAVEIQSGDTPEILQKRVMEQAEWKILPYAAELFCADKLIINNNKCEIKGE, from the coding sequence ATTAAAAAAATTGCCGTCCTTGTATCGGGCGGCGGAACTAACTTGCAGGCTCTTATTGATGCTCAGAACAGCGGAATACTCAAGTCAGGAAAAATAGCTGCCGTTGTTTCCAGCTGTGATGATGCGTATGCACTCACAAGAGCAGCAAATGCGGGAATTCCGTCTTGCGTGGTTGCTCGAAAAGGATGTACGAAGGATGAGTTCAATAAACGACTTTGCGAAAAGCTCAATGAGCTTGAGTGTGATCTGGTTATACTTGCAGGCTTTATGTGCATCCTTACAGATGTCGTTCTCAAGCCATATGCAAACCGTATAATCAATGTTCACCCTTCACTTATACCTTCCTTCTGCGGTGACGGCTTTTACGGACTTCATGTTCACGAAGCGGCGCTTTCGAAAGGTGTTAAGGTGACAGGAGCGACCGTACATTTTGTCAATGAGATCGTGGACGGTGGTGCAATAATATTACAGAAAGCGGTCGAAATACAAAGCGGAGATACTCCCGAAATCCTGCAAAAACGTGTCATGGAGCAGGCTGAGTGGAAAATACTCCCGTATGCGGCAGAGCTTTTCTGTGCGGATAAGCTTATAATTAATAACAATAAATGTGAAATTAAAGGAGAATAA
- the purH gene encoding bifunctional phosphoribosylaminoimidazolecarboxamide formyltransferase/IMP cyclohydrolase produces MKKRALISLTDKTGAVEFAKELEALGYEVLSTGGTAKILRDNGVNVINVSDVTGFPECLDGRVKTLHPNIHAGILAMRSNPEHMKQIQELGVDPIDIVAINLYPFKNTILKDGVTRAEAIENIDIGGPTMIRAAAKNYQDVAVIVDPADYPVIIEQLKNGGVTVEKKLELAYKVFNHTAQYDAMISTYLRKETGSEIFPDNITFTYEKVQSMRYGENPHQQAAFYKEIGTHLSGTLSAAKQLHGKELSYNNINDTNGALDLLKEFSEPCVVAVKHANPCGVGVADNIYDAYVKAYEADPVSIFGGIVAANREIDAATAEEISKIFLEIVIAPSFTPEAIEIIEKKKNIRILVLEDISKPNEKSFLDMKKVAGGLLVQEYNDELYDEADLKCVTDRQPTEEEKKAMLFGMKVVKHTKSNGIVLTLGDRTVGIGPGQTNRITALELAIKYAGDKAKNSVLASDAFFPFGDCVEAAHKAGINAIIQPGGSIRDQESIDLCNKYGIAMIFTGKRHFKH; encoded by the coding sequence ATGAAAAAACGCGCTCTTATCAGTCTTACCGATAAAACCGGAGCGGTTGAATTCGCCAAAGAACTTGAAGCACTGGGTTATGAGGTGCTTTCCACCGGTGGTACTGCCAAAATTCTCAGAGACAACGGCGTTAATGTAATAAATGTTTCGGATGTTACAGGCTTCCCCGAATGTCTGGACGGCAGAGTCAAGACACTTCATCCGAATATTCATGCAGGTATACTTGCAATGCGCTCCAACCCTGAGCACATGAAACAGATACAGGAATTGGGCGTTGACCCTATTGATATTGTCGCAATAAACCTCTATCCTTTCAAGAACACTATTCTTAAGGATGGTGTTACCCGTGCCGAAGCTATCGAAAATATCGATATCGGCGGTCCTACCATGATAAGAGCGGCAGCTAAGAACTATCAGGATGTTGCTGTTATTGTTGACCCTGCGGATTACCCGGTTATTATAGAACAGCTTAAAAACGGCGGCGTAACCGTTGAAAAGAAGCTTGAGCTGGCATATAAGGTGTTCAACCACACCGCTCAGTACGATGCCATGATTTCCACGTATCTCCGCAAAGAGACCGGTTCGGAGATTTTCCCCGACAACATCACCTTTACTTACGAAAAGGTGCAAAGCATGCGTTACGGTGAAAACCCCCACCAGCAGGCGGCATTCTATAAGGAAATCGGAACCCATCTCAGCGGTACTCTTTCCGCCGCAAAGCAGCTGCATGGCAAAGAACTTTCTTACAACAATATCAATGATACCAACGGCGCACTGGATCTTCTTAAGGAATTCTCGGAGCCTTGCGTTGTTGCGGTTAAGCATGCAAACCCCTGCGGTGTAGGTGTTGCGGATAATATTTACGATGCTTATGTTAAGGCGTATGAAGCAGACCCTGTTTCCATATTCGGCGGCATTGTTGCGGCGAACCGTGAGATTGATGCGGCTACCGCAGAAGAGATATCCAAAATATTCCTTGAAATCGTTATTGCTCCTTCCTTTACACCGGAAGCAATAGAAATAATCGAAAAGAAAAAGAATATCCGTATTCTTGTTCTCGAAGATATTTCCAAGCCCAACGAAAAATCCTTCCTCGACATGAAAAAGGTTGCGGGCGGTCTTCTTGTTCAGGAATATAATGACGAGCTTTATGACGAAGCTGATCTTAAATGCGTTACCGACCGTCAGCCTACCGAAGAGGAAAAGAAAGCTATGCTTTTTGGAATGAAGGTTGTAAAACATACAAAGTCCAATGGTATCGTGCTTACTCTTGGCGACCGTACCGTAGGCATAGGTCCCGGTCAGACCAATCGAATCACCGCACTTGAACTTGCTATAAAATATGCCGGTGACAAGGCAAAGAATTCTGTTCTTGCTTCCGATGCCTTCTTCCCGTTCGGCGACTGTGTCGAAGCAGCTCACAAGGCGGGTATTAATGCTATAATTCAACCGGGCGGTTCCATAAGAGACCAGGAATCCATTGACCTCTGCAATAAATATGGTATTGCTATGATATTTACCGGCAAGCGTCACTTTAAGCACTGA
- the purD gene encoding phosphoribosylamine--glycine ligase produces MRGIIMQKYNILVIGSGGREHAILCAMKKSPQCGKLYAAPGNGGISQIAECVNVKATDIDGILGFLETSDVDLVFVAPDDPLMLGMVDKIQEKGIRVFGPRQNAAIIEGSKVFSKDLMKKYNIPTAGYEVFENPADVMNYIKTKNSFPTVIKAEGLALGKGVIIAEDLAAAESAVKTIMEDKIFGASGNRVVVEEFLTGPEVSVLAFCDGRTVVPMVSAQDHKRAFDHDMGPNTGGMGTFSPSRVYTADIADVCMKTIFKPTVEAMAKEGRPFKGVLYFGLMLTAKGPMVIEYNARFGDPETQVVLPRLKTDFIDIINAVIDEKLDEINIEWENNAAVCVVAASGGYPGSYKTGYEISGLKECEDFGATVYHAGTKVADGKIVTGGGRVLGITSTAPTLDLAIEKSYEAIKKVSFTDMFYRKDIGIK; encoded by the coding sequence ATGAGGGGAATTATAATGCAAAAATATAATATACTTGTTATCGGCTCGGGCGGAAGAGAGCACGCCATACTTTGTGCAATGAAAAAGAGTCCGCAATGCGGTAAGCTTTATGCCGCACCCGGAAACGGCGGCATTTCTCAGATTGCTGAGTGTGTTAATGTGAAGGCTACCGATATTGATGGAATACTCGGTTTTCTTGAAACTTCGGATGTAGACCTGGTTTTTGTAGCCCCCGATGACCCGCTTATGCTGGGCATGGTTGACAAGATACAGGAAAAGGGTATCAGAGTATTCGGACCACGTCAGAACGCGGCTATTATAGAGGGAAGTAAGGTCTTTTCAAAGGACCTTATGAAAAAATATAATATTCCCACTGCCGGTTATGAGGTATTCGAAAATCCCGCCGATGTAATGAATTACATAAAAACAAAAAACAGCTTTCCGACTGTAATAAAAGCAGAGGGACTTGCACTTGGTAAGGGCGTTATTATTGCCGAGGATCTTGCCGCGGCTGAGAGCGCAGTAAAAACCATTATGGAGGATAAAATCTTCGGTGCTTCCGGCAACCGCGTTGTGGTTGAGGAGTTTCTTACAGGTCCCGAAGTGTCCGTGCTTGCTTTCTGTGATGGAAGAACAGTTGTCCCCATGGTTTCCGCGCAGGACCATAAGCGTGCATTTGACCATGATATGGGCCCCAACACAGGAGGAATGGGTACATTCTCTCCCAGCAGAGTTTACACCGCGGATATTGCCGATGTGTGCATGAAAACCATTTTCAAGCCTACGGTGGAAGCGATGGCGAAAGAGGGACGACCTTTTAAAGGCGTACTTTATTTCGGACTTATGCTTACCGCAAAAGGTCCTATGGTAATAGAATATAACGCACGCTTCGGCGATCCCGAAACACAGGTTGTTCTGCCTCGACTTAAAACAGATTTTATTGATATCATTAATGCTGTTATAGATGAAAAACTTGACGAAATTAATATAGAGTGGGAGAATAACGCGGCGGTTTGCGTTGTTGCGGCTTCCGGTGGATATCCCGGCTCTTATAAAACCGGATATGAGATAAGCGGTCTTAAGGAATGCGAGGATTTCGGTGCTACGGTTTATCACGCGGGTACAAAAGTTGCTGACGGTAAAATCGTAACAGGCGGCGGACGTGTTCTCGGAATAACCTCTACCGCACCTACACTTGACCTTGCAATTGAAAAATCTTACGAAGCAATTAAAAAAGTTTCGTTCACTGATATGTTCTACCGCAAGGATATTGGTATAAAGTGA
- the prs gene encoding ribose-phosphate diphosphokinase yields the protein MQGFSNNSLGNKLVIMGTAGTENMLKQIEGYIREWRCTPDENFIVQTSCPRFSSGEGKGLIKESVRDKDVYILCDCFNYGVEYKMYGRNVPMSPDDHFQDLKRIISAIGGKASRISVIMPMLYEGRQHRVSGRESLDCAMALKELEDMGVENIVTFDAHDDRIKNAVPFIGFDNLMPTYQNLKAFVHDYDDVDLSNLIVVSPDEGALNRGMYYAYVMGIKLSMFYKRRDYSVVENGRNPIVAHEYLGDDVNGKDIIVVDDILSTGDSFLHIIDKLKGMGAKRIFGFFSFGLFTNGLEIFDQYYEKNLFDRIYTTNSVYVTDELKSKKWFTEVNVLKYVAYYIEALNKHNSVSKLLDSSERINALLAELKARNTSVNVNQMSIENN from the coding sequence ATGCAGGGATTTTCTAACAACTCGCTTGGCAATAAACTTGTTATTATGGGTACTGCAGGCACAGAAAATATGCTCAAGCAAATAGAGGGTTATATAAGAGAGTGGCGTTGCACACCGGATGAAAACTTTATAGTTCAGACTTCTTGCCCCAGATTCAGCTCCGGCGAAGGTAAGGGACTTATAAAAGAATCCGTTCGTGATAAAGATGTTTATATTCTTTGCGACTGTTTCAATTATGGTGTTGAGTACAAAATGTACGGCAGAAATGTTCCTATGAGTCCCGACGACCATTTTCAGGACCTTAAACGTATAATTTCGGCAATCGGCGGTAAAGCATCCCGTATTTCCGTAATCATGCCCATGCTTTATGAAGGTCGTCAGCACCGTGTCAGCGGACGTGAGTCGCTGGACTGTGCGATGGCACTCAAAGAACTTGAGGATATGGGCGTTGAAAACATTGTTACTTTCGATGCACACGATGACAGAATAAAAAACGCTGTCCCGTTTATAGGCTTTGATAACCTTATGCCTACATATCAGAATCTTAAGGCGTTTGTTCACGATTACGACGATGTCGATCTCTCTAACCTTATAGTTGTTTCTCCTGACGAAGGAGCACTCAACCGTGGAATGTATTATGCATATGTTATGGGTATAAAGCTCAGTATGTTCTATAAGAGACGTGACTATTCGGTAGTTGAAAACGGCAGAAACCCCATAGTTGCCCATGAATATTTGGGTGATGATGTTAACGGCAAGGACATTATAGTTGTAGATGATATACTTTCCACAGGTGACTCCTTCCTTCACATTATCGATAAGCTTAAGGGTATGGGAGCAAAGCGTATTTTTGGCTTCTTCTCGTTTGGTCTTTTCACCAACGGTCTTGAAATTTTCGACCAATACTATGAAAAGAACCTTTTTGACCGTATTTACACCACAAACTCTGTTTATGTAACGGACGAACTTAAGTCTAAAAAGTGGTTTACTGAGGTTAACGTGCTTAAATATGTTGCTTATTACATTGAAGCGCTTAATAAACATAATTCTGTAAGCAAGCTGCTTGATTCCAGCGAAAGAATCAATGCACTGCTGGCCGAACTCAAGGCTCGAAATACCAGTGTTAATGTCAACCAAATGTCTATTGAGAATAATTAA
- the uvrC gene encoding excinuclease ABC subunit UvrC has translation MSMFFCYNNVTKTKEYFVKTEKLYEKARLLPKKPGVYLIKDKNGKVIYVGKSKTLQNRVSQYFTQIENHPVKTRKMVMSADDFECLFTDTENEALVLENEFIKKYKPRYNIKLKDDRRYPYLKVETEGYPKLSVVRSRSSQKHDTAKYFGPYSSSSTVYNLIETIQKTFKTATCNKKFPQDICKGRPCLNYHIDRCVGPCTGKITLEEYREIFDKIILFLKGDIRQASDNIKQEMLKASDELNFERAAKLRDMYIALEKLSQNQKIIASPETDQDVFGIYTDEVSACIAVLFIRGGKLADMDSFIFGADEIPDPSSFSAFLIEFYKKREYVPRQIIISNSLKWDCEPEKQYLTLQSGYNVKFVFPERGEMKKLNDMACENAKSIALHSREVNQKSDTLLIELADILQLEVIPERIEAYDISNTGDAHITCGMVVIENASFRRRDYRSFNIRSDSQDDYGAMAEALKRRISHADDENFPPLPDLILLDGGKGHVSVIRRLFNSLGVEIPVFGMVKDSFHKTRSLTDDNYEISIAKNIPIFNFIYKIQEEVHRFSFSKMDSRRAKHMTSSKLERIDGIGEVKAKRLMSHFKSIKAVSQASKDELCEVKGITAKDAENIKEFFNK, from the coding sequence ATGTCGATGTTTTTTTGTTATAATAATGTTACTAAAACCAAGGAGTATTTTGTGAAAACAGAAAAGCTATACGAAAAAGCTCGATTACTTCCAAAAAAACCCGGCGTGTATCTTATTAAGGACAAAAACGGCAAAGTAATTTACGTCGGAAAATCAAAGACTCTTCAAAACAGAGTTTCACAGTATTTTACACAAATAGAGAACCATCCTGTCAAAACCCGCAAGATGGTTATGTCGGCAGACGATTTTGAGTGTTTATTCACCGACACGGAAAACGAAGCTCTGGTATTGGAAAACGAGTTTATTAAGAAATATAAGCCGCGATACAACATAAAACTCAAGGATGACAGGCGTTACCCTTATCTCAAAGTGGAAACGGAGGGTTATCCGAAGCTCAGTGTTGTAAGAAGCAGAAGCTCGCAAAAGCACGATACGGCGAAGTATTTTGGCCCGTATTCCTCTTCTTCCACCGTTTATAATCTAATTGAGACAATACAAAAGACATTTAAAACTGCCACCTGCAATAAAAAATTCCCACAGGACATATGTAAAGGCAGACCTTGCCTGAATTATCACATTGACAGATGCGTGGGGCCTTGTACAGGTAAAATAACTTTGGAAGAATACAGGGAGATTTTCGATAAAATTATCTTGTTCTTAAAAGGTGATATCAGGCAAGCATCAGATAATATTAAGCAAGAGATGCTTAAGGCTTCGGACGAACTCAACTTTGAACGTGCCGCCAAGCTGAGAGATATGTATATCGCTCTTGAAAAACTAAGCCAGAATCAAAAAATAATTGCCTCTCCTGAAACCGATCAGGATGTATTCGGAATTTACACCGATGAAGTTTCAGCCTGCATAGCTGTGCTATTTATACGTGGTGGAAAACTCGCGGATATGGACAGTTTTATTTTCGGGGCTGACGAAATTCCGGATCCATCATCTTTTTCCGCGTTTCTCATTGAGTTTTACAAAAAACGTGAATACGTACCACGTCAGATAATTATATCCAATTCACTGAAATGGGATTGCGAACCGGAAAAACAATATCTCACTTTGCAAAGCGGATATAATGTAAAGTTCGTTTTTCCCGAGCGCGGTGAAATGAAAAAGTTAAACGACATGGCGTGCGAAAATGCCAAAAGCATAGCTCTTCATTCACGCGAAGTCAACCAAAAAAGCGACACACTGCTCATTGAGCTTGCCGATATACTTCAGCTTGAGGTTATACCCGAAAGAATCGAAGCATACGACATTTCAAACACGGGTGATGCGCACATTACATGCGGAATGGTAGTAATAGAAAACGCAAGCTTCAGGAGGCGTGACTACCGCTCCTTTAACATACGAAGCGATTCTCAGGATGACTACGGGGCAATGGCAGAAGCTTTAAAGAGAAGGATTTCGCATGCCGATGATGAAAACTTCCCTCCTCTGCCGGATCTTATCCTGCTTGACGGCGGAAAGGGACACGTATCGGTTATCCGCCGGCTGTTTAATTCGCTGGGGGTTGAAATCCCCGTGTTCGGTATGGTGAAGGACAGTTTTCATAAAACCAGAAGTCTTACAGACGATAATTACGAAATCAGTATTGCAAAAAACATCCCTATTTTCAATTTCATTTATAAAATTCAAGAGGAGGTTCATCGTTTTTCATTCAGCAAAATGGACAGCAGACGCGCCAAGCATATGACGTCCTCCAAGCTGGAGAGGATTGACGGTATAGGCGAAGTAAAAGCAAAAAGACTTATGTCGCATTTCAAGAGCATCAAAGCCGTTTCGCAGGCAAGTAAGGATGAACTTTGCGAAGTAAAAGGTATTACCGCAAAGGATGCCGAAAATATCAAAGAGTTTTTCAATAAATAA